The Panacibacter microcysteis genome includes a window with the following:
- a CDS encoding beta-ketoacyl-[acyl-carrier-protein] synthase family protein, translated as MNSGVFVAGTGVVSAIGNNVAEHLLALEHGNAGMGNMTLLDSVHRSSLPVAEVKLSNKELAKRTGLATGITRTALLSALAAQEAVNDAAIDLKNLRTGFISANSVGGMDKTENFYAQFLADTSAGRLRNVVNHECGRPTEIVADLLGISHFVTTISTACSSSANAVFLGARMIRHNLLDVAVAGGADALTKFTLNGFNSLMILDNEFCKPFDENRKGLNLGEGAGYIVLVSEKIARQLPKDVYCAISGWANANDAYHQTASSPAGTGSLLAMNGALHKAGIQPSAISYINLHGTGTQNNDIAEGTAINTLFAPHFPKLSSTKSFTGHTLGACGGVEAVFSALSVRHGLVYPNLRFHTQMKELPFAPQTVFLKNQQISHVMSNSFGFGGNCSSLIFSKV; from the coding sequence ATGAACAGCGGCGTTTTTGTAGCGGGCACCGGCGTAGTTTCAGCCATTGGCAACAATGTAGCTGAGCACCTGCTTGCGCTGGAACATGGCAATGCCGGCATGGGCAATATGACGTTGCTTGATTCTGTTCACCGGTCAAGCCTGCCCGTAGCTGAAGTAAAACTCAGCAACAAAGAGCTGGCAAAGCGCACAGGACTGGCAACAGGTATTACCCGCACAGCACTCCTGAGTGCGCTTGCAGCGCAGGAGGCAGTAAACGATGCAGCCATCGATCTTAAAAACCTGAGAACCGGTTTTATCTCTGCCAATTCTGTTGGCGGCATGGATAAAACTGAAAATTTCTACGCACAGTTTCTTGCCGATACATCGGCGGGCCGTTTACGCAACGTGGTAAACCACGAATGCGGCAGACCTACAGAAATCGTTGCAGACCTGCTGGGCATCAGTCATTTTGTTACGACCATCAGTACCGCCTGTTCTTCCTCTGCCAATGCTGTTTTTCTTGGTGCCAGGATGATCAGGCATAACCTGCTCGATGTAGCAGTAGCAGGAGGTGCAGACGCGCTTACAAAATTTACGCTCAATGGTTTCAACAGCCTCATGATACTGGACAATGAGTTTTGCAAACCTTTCGATGAAAATCGCAAAGGACTTAATCTTGGCGAGGGTGCCGGCTATATTGTACTGGTTTCTGAAAAAATTGCCAGGCAGTTGCCCAAAGATGTTTATTGTGCCATCAGTGGCTGGGCAAACGCCAATGACGCCTACCATCAAACGGCATCTTCACCCGCAGGCACCGGTTCTTTGCTGGCCATGAATGGCGCACTGCATAAAGCAGGCATTCAGCCATCAGCAATCAGTTACATTAACCTGCATGGTACCGGCACACAAAACAACGATATTGCCGAGGGCACGGCCATCAACACTTTATTTGCCCCTCACTTCCCAAAACTCAGTTCTACCAAATCTTTTACCGGTCATACATTGGGCGCTTGTGGTGGTGTTGAAGCTGTATTTTCTGCATTGTCGGTAAGGCACGGCCTAGTCTACCCAAATTTGCGTTTCCATACACAAATGAAAGAGTTGCCGTTTGCACCGCAGACTGTATTTTTAAAAAACCAGCAGATCAGTCATGTAATGAGCAATTCGTTTGGTTTTGGCGGCAATTGTTCCTCTTTGATTTTTTCAAAAGTATGA
- a CDS encoding phosphopantetheine-binding protein, with protein sequence MEKATLMEDLKRRIITQLNLKDLTPEQIGDEQPLFVEGLGLDSIDALELIVLLQQEYRIKLSNADDGPKVFKSVSTMADYILAHQAEKA encoded by the coding sequence ATGGAAAAAGCAACATTAATGGAAGATCTGAAGCGCCGGATCATTACCCAGCTCAACCTGAAAGATCTTACACCCGAGCAGATAGGTGATGAGCAGCCGCTTTTTGTGGAAGGTCTTGGGCTGGATTCTATTGACGCCCTCGAACTGATTGTGCTTTTACAGCAGGAATACAGGATAAAACTTTCCAATGCCGACGACGGACCGAAAGTGTTCAAATCTGTAAGCACAATGGCTGATTACATACTCGCACATCAAGCGGAGAAAGCCTGA
- a CDS encoding NAD(P)/FAD-dependent oxidoreductase, whose product MKKSNVDVLVIGAGPAGTVAASIVNKAGYSVRIVEKLQFPRFVIGESLLPRCMEALDEAGFLDAVKAANFQEKYGALFVKNGVKCDYSFADRFTEGWTWTWQVPRAEFDKILADTVVSMGVPVSYETTVTGIVFNGSDSVTTVEQANGDKEEIEAKFIIDGSGYGRVIPSLFNMDRPSNLPPRKAVFAHTQDVKRSMADEPNRITIIVHEPGVWIWVIPFSTGITSVGFVGDPAFFEKYAGNMEEQFRGLVASQPHLAERFKDTVLVFEPRVLQSWSKTTDKFYGDGFVLTGNVTEFLDPVFSSGVTLATVSSQKAARLVLKKLKGEDVDWEAEYTQPMMQGVNTFRSYVMRWYDGTLDTIFFADDQDAEIKRRICSVLAGYVWDTENHYVKNHDTALFKLAATIKTRDKFRALNKEA is encoded by the coding sequence ATGAAAAAGAGTAATGTTGATGTACTGGTAATTGGTGCCGGTCCGGCGGGAACCGTTGCCGCATCTATTGTAAACAAAGCAGGCTACAGCGTAAGAATTGTAGAAAAACTGCAGTTTCCAAGATTTGTAATAGGCGAAAGCCTCTTGCCGCGGTGCATGGAAGCGCTTGATGAAGCCGGCTTTTTAGATGCTGTAAAAGCAGCAAATTTCCAGGAAAAATACGGCGCTCTTTTCGTAAAAAACGGTGTAAAATGCGACTATTCTTTTGCAGACCGCTTTACCGAAGGCTGGACATGGACCTGGCAGGTACCGCGTGCTGAGTTTGATAAAATTCTTGCAGATACAGTAGTTTCAATGGGTGTACCGGTAAGTTATGAAACCACCGTTACAGGTATCGTGTTCAATGGCTCAGATTCTGTGACCACGGTTGAGCAAGCAAACGGAGATAAAGAGGAAATTGAAGCAAAATTTATCATAGACGGCAGTGGCTACGGCAGGGTTATACCCAGCTTGTTTAATATGGACAGGCCTTCTAACCTGCCGCCACGCAAGGCTGTTTTTGCACATACGCAGGATGTTAAACGTTCAATGGCCGATGAACCAAACAGGATAACGATCATTGTACATGAACCGGGTGTCTGGATCTGGGTAATACCCTTCTCTACGGGTATTACTTCTGTTGGTTTTGTGGGCGACCCTGCATTCTTTGAAAAGTATGCAGGCAACATGGAAGAACAGTTTCGCGGCCTGGTAGCCTCGCAGCCACATCTTGCCGAAAGGTTTAAAGATACCGTACTGGTTTTTGAACCGCGTGTGTTACAATCGTGGAGCAAAACCACCGACAAGTTTTATGGCGATGGTTTTGTACTCACCGGGAATGTAACAGAATTTTTAGACCCGGTATTTTCATCGGGCGTTACTTTGGCTACGGTTAGCAGCCAGAAAGCTGCCAGACTGGTGCTGAAGAAATTAAAAGGAGAAGACGTTGACTGGGAAGCAGAATATACACAGCCAATGATGCAGGGTGTAAACACCTTTCGTTCGTATGTTATGCGGTGGTACGATGGCACACTGGATACAATATTCTTTGCAGACGACCAGGATGCGGAGATCAAAAGAAGAATTTGCTCTGTACTGGCCGGCTATGTATGGGACACGGAAAACCATTATGTAAAAAATCATGATACAGCCTTATTTAAACTGGCTGCTACTATAAAAACGAGAGATAAATTCAGGGCATTGAATAAAGAGGCTTAA
- a CDS encoding methyltransferase: MQFFSTDKKSALEAKNMAQFIAFGPVIFQVARIMRNSGILHEIEASGSAGLTLQEIVARVQLPNYGVRVLLESGLGIGLVIINDERYRITKTGHFILHDPLTIVNMDFMHDVNYNGMFYLEDAIKNERPEGLKVFGNWQTIYEGLSQLPKHVQKSWFAFDHFFSDTAFPAVLPHVYNKHNHIKKLLDIGGNTGKWAIASTTFDPEVHITIMDLPGQLNVAKTTIAEKGLTDRVSFHPANILDATQPFPKGFDAIWMSQFLDCFSEDEITSIMQRCHEAIDENGFVYVLEAFWDKQRFEAAAFCLQQTSVYFTALANGNSQMYNSEIFKNAVLKGGFEIVEEINNIGLSHTLWKLKKRTTVTA; this comes from the coding sequence ATGCAGTTTTTTTCTACAGATAAGAAGTCGGCATTAGAGGCAAAGAACATGGCGCAGTTTATTGCATTCGGTCCTGTCATTTTCCAGGTAGCCAGGATCATGCGCAACTCCGGCATATTGCATGAAATTGAAGCCAGCGGTTCTGCGGGCCTTACACTGCAAGAAATTGTAGCAAGGGTACAACTACCCAACTATGGCGTGCGTGTGTTGCTGGAGTCGGGCCTTGGCATTGGCCTGGTTATCATCAACGATGAACGATACCGCATTACAAAAACAGGTCATTTCATTTTGCATGATCCGCTTACCATTGTAAACATGGATTTTATGCACGATGTAAACTACAACGGCATGTTTTACCTGGAAGATGCTATCAAAAACGAAAGGCCCGAAGGCCTGAAAGTTTTTGGTAACTGGCAAACCATTTATGAAGGCCTCTCCCAGCTACCCAAACATGTACAAAAAAGCTGGTTTGCATTTGATCACTTTTTTTCAGATACAGCCTTCCCCGCTGTTTTGCCGCATGTATACAATAAGCACAACCACATAAAAAAATTACTCGATATTGGCGGCAATACAGGCAAGTGGGCTATTGCAAGTACAACATTCGATCCCGAAGTGCATATAACAATCATGGATTTGCCGGGCCAGTTGAATGTAGCCAAAACAACGATTGCAGAAAAAGGGCTTACAGACCGCGTAAGCTTTCACCCGGCAAATATCCTGGATGCAACCCAGCCGTTTCCAAAAGGCTTTGATGCCATCTGGATGAGCCAGTTTCTCGATTGTTTTTCTGAAGATGAAATTACCTCCATCATGCAGCGTTGCCACGAAGCAATTGATGAAAACGGTTTCGTTTATGTACTCGAGGCATTCTGGGATAAACAACGTTTTGAAGCCGCTGCTTTTTGCCTGCAACAAACCTCTGTTTATTTTACAGCATTGGCCAATGGCAACAGCCAGATGTACAATTCTGAAATATTTAAAAATGCAGTACTTAAAGGTGGTTTTGAAATAGTGGAAGAAATAAACAACATTGGTTTAAGTCATACACTCTGGAAACTGAAGAAACGAACAACAGTTACTGCATAG